One Faecalispora anaeroviscerum genomic window carries:
- a CDS encoding IreB family regulatory phosphoprotein: MFDKTMTFSFPGDREEDIKNILTTVYDALKEKGYNPINQIVGYILSEDPTYITAHNNARSLIRRIDRDELLQVLLKSYLGE, from the coding sequence ATGTTCGATAAAACGATGACTTTTTCCTTTCCCGGCGACCGTGAAGAGGATATTAAGAACATCCTGACCACCGTATATGACGCTTTGAAGGAAAAAGGATATAACCCAATCAATCAAATTGTAGGGTACATCCTCTCCGAGGATCCTACGTATATCACGGCGCATAACAACGCCCGCAGCCTGATTCGCCGCATTGACCGTGACGAACTATTGCAGGTGCTGCTGAAATCGTATTTAGGGGAATAA